The window ATAAAACTGTAGGGTTTTCTCAGAAGGAAGAAATTATAAAAGTAATAGAAAAATTCCTTAATAATTATTGTTCCTAAAAAGAATGGTATTTTGTTGCCTGATTACCGCCAACGAAATGTACCACTAGTGACATTGTTTGTACCAATTAGTGACAAGAAATTTACCACTTTGTGACAAGGCGTTTACCAGTAAGTACTTCCTGTATGATTAGTGTGCATACCAACGGTATGACACTATTTATATGGGAGGTATTTTTTTTATGATCCATTATCGTAGGATATTGGAATTACATGATGAGGGGATCAGCTTAAGAGGCATTTCTGTAAGTACTGGAAACTCTCGTCAAAAAGTAACAGAGGTCATCGGCCTTGCAGAAAAGAAGGGATTAATCTGTCCGTTAGAGGATGAAATGACGGATAAATGGATAGAGGAATTTCTCTTTCCTGAGAAGACGCTAGAAGCTTCAGGTCGACATCCTTTGAATTTTGAATACATCCATGAAGAATTGGCAAAGCCTAATGTGACACTTTCGCTTCTTCACTATGAGTATGAGGCCGAATGTAGGGCGAATCAAAAAATCCCTTACTCTTATCGTAGTTTTTTGCGTCATTATAGCAATTACGCAGATAAGTACAAAGCTACTTTGCGCATTCGTAGAAAACCAGGTGAAATCATGGAAGTCGACTGGGCAGGATCCACAGCCTTTATTATCGATAGGGATACCGGGGAAAAGATAAAGGCCTATATGTTCGTTGCTACGTAAGCGTCAAAACATACCCACATACTATCCAATTCTAGATTATGAGATAATCTCTTCAAATCAAAGTTTGAGGAGGTTTTTTTGTGCCCAAAATGGCAGATACAGAATTGCGAAAGGAATGGGAACGACGGATCGCTAATTTAAAAGCTAGTGGACAGACCCATACCAAGTGGTGCGAAACCAACAATGTAAATTACCATCAGTTAAAATATTGGTTAAAGAAAATCGATAATCCAAGTAAATCTCAAGAAACTAATTCAAAATGGGTTTCTATGATTATTGAAGATGAATTATCCAATAATAAAAATGAAACCTTAAAGGTAAGAGTGGGTCAGGCCCTCATTGAAGTGAACCCGGATTTTAACCCAACATTTCTTTGTCTCGCCAAACGATGGCTAATTGGATGCTTTATGGAGCAGGTCAATGGTTAAGTAAATTGACTGATCGGATGCATGATCTTCTTCTGAAAATAGATATTCTTGTAGGATGTTGGGCCCATGCGCGGCGCAAGTTCGATGAGGCATTAAAAGCATTGCCAGCCAAAAGTGTGAAACCGGTAGCTACAGAAGAAGGTCTAAAATTCTGTAACCAACTTTTTGCTATTGAGAAAAAACTAAAGGATTCAACACCAGAAAATCGTTTTGATGAGCGTTTAAAGCAAAGTAAGCCATTACTGGATGGTTTTTTGTCATGGTTAAAAATACAAGAACAGAAAGTACTGCCTAAAAGTCTACTTGGACAAGCCATTACATACTGTCTCAATCAATGGGATAAATTAGTTGCCTTTTTAGAAGATGGACGATTGGAGATAGATAATAATCGTAGTGAACGCTCAATCAAGCCCGTTGTGATTGGAAGGAAGAACTGGATTTTCAGTAATACACCGAGAGGTGCACGGGCAAGCGCCATTATTTACAGTATTGTGGAGACCGCTAAAGCAAATGGATTAAATCCATATTACTATCTTCGCTATCTATTTGAGCAACTTCCCAATTTGGTTACGACAGACGAAAATGCCTTAGATCAATTACTTCCTTGGTCAACGACACTTCCTATCACTTGCATAGTCTTTAACAAGTTAACTAAATAATAACAACGTAATCTCCACCTTTGTAGGTGGGGATTATTTTACGCTTACCAAAAAAGTAATGTAGATAGCGTGGTTAC of the Bacillus sp. 1NLA3E genome contains:
- the tnpA gene encoding IS66 family insertion sequence element accessory protein TnpA, encoding MADTELRKEWERRIANLKASGQTHTKWCETNNVNYHQLKYWLKKIDNPSKSQETNSKWVSMIIEDELSNNKNETLKVRVGQALIEVNPDFNPTFLCLAKRWLIGCFMEQVNG